The region TCTGGCTTGTATAAGCAGCTGTTTCTGGATCTAATTTTCCAGTATTGGAAACCCCATCAGTCAGTAGGATGATGATTTTAGATTTTGCTTCTGAGTTCCTAAGTCGATACGTGGATAAAACCAAAGCATCGCCAATCGCAGTTCCTTGCTCTTCGATATCTTCGTTTGAGGTGTCTGTGATTAGTTCTTCCAAAGCATATCGGTCACTCGAAAGTGGCGACTGGAGATACGCCGCGCCCGCAAAAACAACGATTCCAATGCGATCATAGATTCGTTTTTTGATGAATTGTTTTAATAAATCTTTCGAGACGGATAGTCTATTTTTGGGTAAAAAATCATAAGAGTTAACCATCGATCCTGAGATATCCAAGGCAATCATGATATCAATTCCTTGCGTATTATCAGGTGCGAGTTTGTAATTGGAACCAGGTCCTGCAGCAGCGAAAATTAAAAATAACATGGAAACATATACCAATAATTCTGATATTAAAAGTAAGGTTTTTCGAAGTTCGACCCATACAGATCCATTGATTTTCTGGAATCGATCCGATTTGATTGAAAAGATTGGGCCGTACGGATTTTGTTTCCATTGGAAAAATAATAGAATCAGAATGGGAATTATCAACAATAGAAGATAAGGTCTTTGAAACTGATCCATGTTAGGTCAAAAAATCCTTTTTGATTTGTTCCCAAATCGTTAGTGCATCTTCTTTGCTTATAATATGTTTATTCTTTGTATATTTTAGAGTGCGAAAGTAAAGACGTAAGTCTCTAATTTTTCCATCAGGAATGTGAGTTTTATCATGTAAAATAGCTAAAAACTCAGAATCAGTACAACCCAATAGATTTTCCTTGAATTGCTCTGAGTAGACTTCTTTTAAATATTCACTTACCTTAAAGATGAGTTCTTTTTCCGAAATCTCGTCTGAGTTTAAATACGTTTCTAAATGATGTAGTCTTTTGGTTGACTCTGGTAGCTTAGGATTTTTTTCCCACAATGCATCCACTATCTTTGGTTTTGATTTCCAATAGAGATACAATGCATATAGGATGTATAAGTTAAAACATGTAAAAAGGATTAATCCAATTAGACGAAGTGCATATGGGCCAGAAAACACGA is a window of Leptospira sp. WS60.C2 DNA encoding:
- a CDS encoding VWA domain-containing protein, which gives rise to MDQFQRPYLLLLIIPILILLFFQWKQNPYGPIFSIKSDRFQKINGSVWVELRKTLLLISELLVYVSMLFLIFAAAGPGSNYKLAPDNTQGIDIMIALDISGSMVNSYDFLPKNRLSVSKDLLKQFIKKRIYDRIGIVVFAGAAYLQSPLSSDRYALEELITDTSNEDIEEQGTAIGDALVLSTYRLRNSEAKSKIIILLTDGVSNTGKLDPETAAYTSQTLGIKVYCIGIGKEEGQYEVNYDSLLKISSNTNGKFFRAESPEVLEEVLNEINRLEVTSLPSKPLEIHETQFPSYVFIFFLFLFLHLSLKIYPLKEKI